The following coding sequences lie in one Methanopyrus sp. SNP6 genomic window:
- a CDS encoding DUF166 family protein, giving the protein MRVLFLGYRYGSRAAENVESRSDFDVEFLEVKEPPKNVILDEDYVRALLPSSYSEFDLVVSYLQHPDLQLALAEVCDLPILYGISPDPAVREEIKRSHDAVAFPETTMCSLLPETGIPEVDRFAEKFGKPKLEVSMSGGRVREVRVVRGAPCGATWMAAERVEGMSADEEAVRAFALAACHHCVAPRFGKFESKDVAAYLHGVALAEALGIELDVDLREFEFPI; this is encoded by the coding sequence ATGCGAGTACTGTTCCTAGGCTACCGATACGGGAGTAGGGCCGCGGAAAACGTAGAGTCGAGGTCGGACTTCGACGTCGAGTTCCTAGAAGTGAAGGAGCCTCCGAAGAACGTTATTTTGGATGAAGACTATGTGAGGGCTCTCTTGCCATCGTCCTACTCGGAGTTCGACCTCGTCGTTTCGTACCTCCAACATCCGGATCTGCAACTCGCACTGGCCGAAGTTTGTGACTTACCTATACTGTACGGCATCTCCCCTGATCCGGCGGTTCGAGAGGAAATAAAGCGCAGTCACGACGCCGTCGCTTTCCCAGAGACCACCATGTGTTCCCTGTTGCCTGAAACCGGCATCCCAGAGGTCGACCGGTTCGCCGAGAAGTTCGGAAAACCGAAACTGGAGGTGTCGATGTCCGGAGGAAGGGTCCGGGAGGTACGAGTCGTCCGAGGTGCTCCGTGTGGTGCCACTTGGATGGCAGCCGAGCGTGTGGAGGGGATGTCAGCGGACGAAGAGGCCGTGAGAGCCTTCGCTCTGGCGGCCTGTCATCACTGCGTCGCACCGCGGTTCGGTAAGTTCGAGTCGAAGGACGTTGCGGCGTATCTACACGGTGTCGCGTTGGCCGAAGCACTCGGAATCGAACTCGACGTCGACTTGAGGGAGTTCGAGTTCCCCATCTAG
- a CDS encoding 2-phosphosulfolactate phosphatase, with amino-acid sequence MSGLEPQEGYEIGVVVDALRASSTIVTALALEAEAVVPLSSPEELKRVDGPTIGEHHGKKIDFADYGNSPTELLRHADEIEGKTLYMVTTNGTDAILRAAEVHEEVLIGSLLNASAVASKLSGDTCFVEAGHRGMLAVEDTYTAGYIAHLVCGEPADGRTRAAMEMARGLPAEEVFKGSRTGHVLEQRGRLEDVEFCARVDEFEVVPVYEDGMVVPR; translated from the coding sequence GTGTCCGGCCTCGAACCTCAAGAAGGGTACGAGATAGGGGTAGTCGTGGACGCGCTGCGAGCTAGCTCGACGATAGTCACGGCCCTGGCCCTGGAAGCTGAAGCGGTCGTGCCGCTTTCTTCCCCGGAGGAACTCAAACGGGTGGATGGACCCACGATCGGGGAACACCATGGTAAGAAGATCGACTTCGCGGACTACGGTAACTCGCCGACCGAGCTGCTGCGCCACGCCGATGAGATTGAGGGAAAGACATTGTACATGGTAACCACCAATGGGACCGATGCCATTTTACGGGCCGCAGAGGTTCACGAGGAGGTGCTGATCGGTAGCCTGCTGAACGCTTCGGCCGTGGCCTCGAAACTCTCCGGTGACACCTGCTTCGTGGAGGCGGGTCATCGGGGGATGCTCGCTGTCGAGGACACCTACACGGCGGGCTACATCGCGCACTTAGTATGCGGAGAACCTGCCGACGGTAGGACACGAGCGGCCATGGAAATGGCCCGCGGTCTTCCGGCGGAGGAGGTGTTCAAAGGCTCGAGGACTGGCCACGTGCTCGAGCAACGCGGGAGGCTCGAAGACGTCGAGTTCTGCGCTCGTGTGGACGAGTTCGAAGTCGTACCGGTCTACGAGGACGGTATGGTGGTGCCCCGGTAG
- a CDS encoding tRNA 2-thiocytidine biosynthesis TtcA family protein, producing the protein MSHAFSDPAQVIEDKIEECVRRSGHPRPGSRVLVAMSGGKDSFAVAFGLKRLEDEYGWEVEGAHVAPTVDGEKISAWSVVEKQANILGIQAHLLEPKTDVLDLKREMSARKVCYACRTLRRIELGRLAEDEGFDYIALGHTLDDAATTAILSLLTGAERLKLLWYTGTWREGPRLVRPLARCPEAVTKALSEELKVDTVRTEDVCPYAGGLRDEVKGFLDRLEREWIPHVKGNVVGTALRTLRGR; encoded by the coding sequence TTGTCACACGCGTTCAGCGACCCTGCACAGGTAATCGAGGACAAAATTGAGGAATGCGTTAGGAGGTCAGGTCACCCGCGTCCGGGTTCCAGAGTCCTGGTGGCTATGTCGGGTGGTAAGGACAGTTTCGCGGTGGCGTTCGGTCTGAAGAGACTCGAAGATGAGTACGGGTGGGAGGTAGAGGGAGCTCACGTGGCCCCGACGGTGGACGGTGAGAAAATCAGCGCTTGGAGTGTCGTCGAGAAGCAGGCGAACATATTGGGTATACAGGCACACCTCCTGGAGCCGAAGACGGATGTGCTCGACCTCAAGAGGGAGATGAGCGCTCGCAAGGTCTGCTACGCGTGCCGTACACTTCGGAGGATCGAGCTCGGTCGACTCGCGGAAGATGAGGGGTTCGATTATATCGCCTTGGGTCATACGCTGGACGACGCGGCGACTACCGCAATACTCTCGCTGCTCACAGGCGCCGAACGGTTGAAATTGCTGTGGTACACGGGAACGTGGCGTGAGGGACCCAGACTCGTCCGACCGTTAGCTCGCTGTCCAGAGGCCGTCACCAAGGCGCTGTCTGAGGAGTTAAAAGTCGATACCGTAAGGACGGAGGACGTGTGTCCCTACGCCGGAGGGCTTCGAGATGAGGTGAAGGGGTTTCTCGATCGGTTGGAACGCGAGTGGATCCCTCACGTTAAGGGAAACGTTGTAGGGACGGCCCTGAGGACGCTAAGAGGGCGATAA
- a CDS encoding TraB domain-containing protein, which yields MDRFEMFGSELYVIRTAHAGVDGDRVRRKILELNPEAVLVELCEGRLLSFLAELRGERAGSRTGGLTGRLIAAAERIVGRVVGGELGEDIKGAIEAALELEAEIVPVDMDIGWVFRRVKMKASRWELLRFQLSVTIDVLRSLLRPGQTRDALLSSVADEEAAREMVRGLRSAFPRIAEVLIDERNRVIAENTIEFLHSREDVTKAVLVIGAAHYGVLDILREAELESASHHDDEDTASGEGEEETAG from the coding sequence ATGGATCGGTTCGAGATGTTCGGCTCAGAGCTCTATGTGATTAGAACCGCACACGCCGGGGTGGACGGCGACCGGGTCCGGCGTAAAATTTTGGAGTTAAATCCCGAAGCCGTGTTGGTGGAGCTATGTGAAGGTAGGCTGCTCTCGTTCCTCGCTGAACTTCGCGGTGAGCGAGCAGGATCACGGACCGGCGGTCTCACTGGGAGGTTAATCGCCGCAGCTGAGCGCATTGTAGGTCGCGTAGTCGGAGGAGAGTTAGGTGAGGACATCAAGGGTGCCATCGAAGCGGCACTGGAGCTGGAGGCTGAGATAGTTCCCGTGGATATGGACATCGGCTGGGTCTTCCGAAGGGTAAAAATGAAAGCTTCGAGATGGGAACTTCTGAGGTTCCAGCTCTCCGTGACCATCGATGTCTTACGATCGTTACTCCGGCCGGGTCAGACCAGGGATGCCCTGCTATCATCCGTCGCGGACGAGGAAGCCGCTCGGGAGATGGTTCGTGGGCTCAGGAGTGCTTTTCCCAGGATAGCCGAAGTGTTGATCGACGAGCGCAATCGGGTTATCGCGGAGAACACGATCGAGTTCCTCCACAGCCGTGAGGACGTAACCAAAGCCGTTCTCGTGATAGGTGCGGCCCATTACGGAGTGCTCGACATTCTTCGAGAAGCGGAGCTGGAGAGCGCGTCGCATCATGATGATGAGGATACGGCGAGCGGAGAGGGTGAAGAGGAGACCGCGGGCTGA
- a CDS encoding putative RNA uridine N3 methyltransferase — translation MVAVAFPWSLFSEETDPKIYTYRVGTLARALAIYRVEEVYLYGDGVGTRRNAERLRKLLEYQECPQYLRKRVFRLDRDLRYAGVMPPLRAPHHKVHPPKEGEVREGYVVRRSRNGALVDVGADRLARAKRRFKPHERVTVRVVSEDPLEVEPAEPEEYWGYRVEVVTGLNEVLRKFKDGIIVTSRYGENVREVEFNTPVKCVVFGSGKVSVLDVNPEVRDEYLTINFVPNQGVQVVRTEEAVHATLAVLNYLGLI, via the coding sequence GTGGTGGCTGTCGCGTTCCCGTGGAGCCTCTTTTCCGAGGAGACCGACCCGAAGATCTACACTTATCGGGTGGGGACCCTCGCGCGTGCTCTGGCTATATATCGGGTGGAGGAGGTCTATCTATACGGCGATGGTGTCGGAACCCGCAGGAACGCGGAGCGGTTACGAAAACTCTTGGAGTATCAGGAATGTCCACAATACCTTAGGAAGAGAGTATTCAGACTGGACCGTGACCTAAGGTACGCCGGAGTCATGCCGCCGCTGAGGGCTCCTCACCATAAGGTCCACCCGCCGAAGGAAGGTGAGGTACGGGAGGGTTACGTCGTTAGGAGGAGTCGGAACGGAGCGCTAGTGGACGTGGGTGCCGACCGCCTCGCACGCGCCAAACGGCGCTTTAAACCACATGAACGGGTGACCGTACGAGTAGTTTCCGAGGATCCACTGGAGGTGGAACCGGCCGAGCCCGAGGAGTACTGGGGGTACCGAGTAGAGGTTGTGACTGGGCTTAATGAGGTGTTAAGGAAATTTAAGGACGGTATTATTGTGACTTCAAGGTACGGTGAAAACGTTCGGGAAGTCGAGTTCAATACTCCGGTAAAGTGCGTGGTGTTCGGATCTGGTAAAGTGAGCGTTCTGGACGTAAATCCGGAGGTTCGAGACGAGTATCTAACGATCAACTTCGTGCCAAATCAAGGGGTGCAGGTAGTGAGGACCGAGGAGGCCGTCCACGCCACCCTTGCCGTGCTCAACTACTTGGGACTGATATAA
- a CDS encoding sulfite exporter TauE/SafE family protein, protein MIPDPSTMLYLGIGSLVGLISGMFGVGGGFLLVPLLNSTGMPMHLALGTTLFAISLGGFTGAYKHLQEGNVHVGAAPVFGLSAIVGAQVGSYLACLASEHVLKVALGVACSAMALRMAFDGEIEEKNEIRDNTAIASLTGFGVGAFSGFTGSGGGVLFVPVMASILNFPTMLAVGTSSVIVPISALAGVAQYWMEGYVNFWAALAVVVGMLMSSYVGAELSNKIGGEKVKRAFSVVLAIVGAKMTLNGLLLT, encoded by the coding sequence ATGATACCGGATCCGTCAACGATGCTGTATCTCGGTATAGGCAGTCTCGTAGGGTTAATTTCCGGAATGTTCGGCGTCGGTGGGGGTTTCCTACTAGTACCACTTCTGAACTCCACCGGAATGCCCATGCATCTGGCTCTGGGCACTACGCTGTTTGCTATAAGTCTCGGCGGGTTCACCGGAGCTTACAAGCACCTTCAAGAGGGCAATGTACACGTCGGCGCGGCACCGGTCTTCGGGTTAAGCGCGATCGTCGGGGCGCAGGTAGGGAGCTACCTGGCGTGCCTAGCTTCCGAGCACGTGCTCAAAGTAGCACTGGGGGTAGCGTGCTCCGCAATGGCCCTCAGGATGGCGTTCGACGGGGAGATCGAGGAAAAGAACGAGATCCGCGATAACACCGCGATAGCGTCGCTCACGGGTTTCGGCGTGGGTGCTTTCAGCGGTTTCACCGGGTCAGGGGGCGGCGTGCTTTTCGTCCCGGTAATGGCGTCGATCTTGAACTTCCCGACCATGCTCGCCGTAGGCACGTCATCCGTGATCGTACCAATCAGCGCGCTGGCGGGAGTCGCTCAGTACTGGATGGAAGGGTACGTGAACTTCTGGGCCGCACTGGCCGTAGTTGTCGGAATGTTAATGTCGTCATACGTGGGGGCGGAGCTCTCCAACAAGATCGGCGGTGAGAAAGTCAAGCGGGCGTTCTCGGTGGTATTAGCCATCGTAGGGGCCAAGATGACGCTCAACGGTCTGCTCTTGACTTAA
- a CDS encoding universal stress protein, which translates to MPRKILVPFDGSEPAELALRWALLDAHDHGFPIKIMYVVDERSLDELTGFAPKETVLKELRGRGERILNRAERMANELGVDVEIEKKVRVGVPWREIVREAEDDEEINLIVLGSHGRTGLEKLILGSVAENVIRYSPVNVLVVKHEKRIEDSVDEAPRP; encoded by the coding sequence GTGCCTCGGAAGATCTTGGTGCCGTTCGACGGGTCCGAACCAGCCGAGCTGGCCTTGAGGTGGGCGCTTCTGGACGCGCACGACCACGGGTTTCCGATCAAGATTATGTACGTGGTCGATGAGCGTTCCTTGGACGAGCTTACTGGCTTCGCTCCCAAAGAGACGGTGCTTAAGGAACTGAGGGGAAGAGGGGAGAGAATACTGAACAGAGCAGAGCGAATGGCGAATGAATTGGGCGTCGACGTGGAGATCGAGAAGAAGGTCCGTGTAGGTGTTCCGTGGCGTGAAATCGTGAGGGAAGCGGAAGATGACGAGGAGATCAACTTGATCGTGTTGGGATCTCACGGACGGACAGGTCTAGAGAAATTGATCCTGGGAAGCGTCGCGGAGAACGTGATCAGATACAGTCCCGTCAACGTCTTGGTGGTGAAGCATGAGAAGAGAATCGAGGATAGCGTCGATGAGGCTCCCCGTCCTTAA
- a CDS encoding sulfite exporter TauE/SafE family protein encodes MCLPGISALTALELLGTGFIAGYLGGLIGTGGCVLMLPMLVFLLKYPIPKAIATTVFAVVWTATFGTISHAKLGNIDYQTSSIVLAAGAIGALLGSIIFAFIMRHIGVLQVILGAAFLYASVRMIYEWIKKIPGSEADEIPGKPSGKAAIGFGIGVLTGILGLGGGYALVPSFIYLLDAPVHLAVGTSMISMVLMATVSAAYKMAQGITDLIGGTLLGLGTIAGVKLGAKTTQKIEPWTIKGIFGAVFLYVSMKFILRGLGVKLL; translated from the coding sequence ATGTGTTTGCCCGGAATATCGGCACTCACGGCACTCGAGCTACTTGGAACGGGGTTCATAGCTGGCTACTTAGGTGGCCTCATAGGTACCGGTGGATGCGTGCTGATGTTACCCATGCTCGTGTTCCTGCTGAAATATCCCATTCCGAAGGCTATCGCCACGACAGTATTCGCGGTGGTTTGGACGGCGACGTTCGGTACGATATCTCACGCGAAACTCGGGAACATCGACTACCAAACGTCATCTATCGTTCTGGCCGCCGGTGCCATAGGTGCACTGCTTGGCTCCATAATCTTCGCCTTCATAATGAGGCACATCGGAGTGCTGCAGGTGATCCTCGGAGCGGCTTTCTTGTACGCCTCGGTGAGAATGATTTACGAGTGGATCAAGAAGATCCCTGGGTCCGAGGCCGATGAGATCCCAGGTAAGCCGTCCGGCAAGGCCGCAATAGGGTTCGGCATCGGAGTCCTTACTGGGATCCTGGGACTGGGTGGAGGCTACGCCCTGGTTCCGTCATTCATTTACCTGCTGGACGCGCCGGTTCACCTCGCCGTGGGGACGTCCATGATCAGCATGGTCCTCATGGCGACGGTCTCTGCGGCGTACAAGATGGCCCAGGGCATAACGGACCTGATTGGAGGCACGCTGCTGGGCTTGGGCACCATCGCCGGGGTGAAACTAGGCGCGAAGACTACCCAGAAAATCGAGCCGTGGACGATCAAGGGTATATTCGGGGCGGTATTCCTGTACGTATCGATGAAGTTCATCTTACGGGGGTTGGGCGTTAAGCTTCTTTGA